Proteins encoded together in one Nostoc sp. PCC 7524 window:
- the typA gene encoding translational GTPase TypA gives MTLPIRNVAIIAHVDHGKTTLVDALLRQSGIFREGEDVPDCVMDSNDLERERGITILAKNTAVRYKETLINIIDTPGHADFGGEVERVLGMVDGCILIVDANEGPMPQTRFVLKKALEKGLRPIVVVNKIDRPQAEPHGAIDKVLDLFLELGADDDQCDFPYLFASGLSGYAKETLEDEPKDMQPLFEAILRHVPPPVGDATKPLQLQVTTLDYSEYLGRIVIGRIHNGTIRGGQQAALVTETGAIVKAKISKLLGFEGLKRVELEEASAGHIVAVAGFADANIGETITDPNEPQALPLIKVDEPTLQMTFWVNDSPFAGQEGKLVTSRQVRDRLFRELETNVALRVEETDSPDKFLVSGRGELHLGILIETMRREGYEFQVSQPQVIYREVNGQPCEPYELLVLDVPSDAVGSCIERLGQRKGEMQDMQPGVSNRTQLEFVIPARGLIGFRGEFMRMTRGEGIMNHSFLDYRPLCGEIEARNKGVLIAFEEGVSTFYAMKNAEDRGLFFITPGTKVYKGMIVGEHNRPQDLELNVCKTKQLTNHRASGGDELVQLQAPVEMSLERALEYIGPDELVEVTPQSIRLRKMAKKLAKR, from the coding sequence ATGACGCTCCCAATTCGTAACGTCGCCATTATCGCCCACGTAGACCACGGCAAAACCACCCTGGTTGATGCACTCCTGAGACAGTCCGGCATTTTCCGAGAAGGTGAAGACGTTCCGGATTGCGTTATGGACTCCAATGACCTAGAACGGGAAAGAGGAATCACCATCCTGGCGAAAAACACAGCCGTTCGCTACAAAGAAACACTCATCAATATTATTGATACCCCTGGACACGCTGACTTCGGTGGTGAAGTTGAACGCGTGCTGGGCATGGTTGATGGTTGTATCCTGATTGTTGATGCCAATGAAGGCCCCATGCCCCAAACCCGCTTCGTGTTGAAAAAGGCATTGGAAAAAGGCTTACGCCCCATCGTTGTCGTCAACAAAATCGACCGTCCCCAAGCCGAACCCCACGGTGCAATAGATAAGGTATTGGATCTGTTCTTAGAATTAGGCGCAGATGATGACCAGTGTGATTTCCCCTATCTGTTCGCTTCTGGTTTGTCTGGATATGCAAAAGAAACCTTGGAAGACGAACCCAAGGATATGCAGCCTTTATTTGAAGCAATTTTGCGTCATGTTCCACCCCCAGTAGGTGATGCTACTAAGCCTCTGCAATTGCAAGTGACAACCCTAGATTATTCTGAATATCTAGGACGGATTGTGATTGGCAGAATCCACAACGGCACGATTCGCGGTGGACAGCAAGCAGCTTTGGTAACAGAAACAGGTGCAATTGTCAAGGCTAAAATCAGCAAATTGCTCGGTTTTGAAGGCTTGAAGCGGGTGGAATTAGAAGAAGCTTCCGCCGGTCACATTGTAGCGGTAGCTGGTTTTGCTGATGCTAACATTGGGGAAACCATCACAGACCCCAACGAACCCCAAGCTTTACCACTCATTAAAGTAGATGAACCTACCTTACAGATGACCTTCTGGGTGAATGATTCACCTTTTGCTGGTCAAGAAGGTAAACTGGTAACATCTCGCCAAGTACGCGATCGCTTGTTCCGTGAACTAGAAACTAACGTTGCTCTCCGCGTCGAAGAAACCGACTCCCCCGATAAATTCCTAGTTTCCGGTCGTGGTGAATTACACTTGGGTATCTTAATCGAAACCATGCGCCGTGAAGGTTATGAGTTTCAGGTTTCCCAGCCACAGGTAATTTACCGTGAAGTGAACGGTCAACCTTGCGAACCTTATGAATTGTTAGTGTTAGACGTTCCCTCTGATGCAGTTGGTAGCTGTATCGAACGTTTGGGACAACGCAAAGGCGAAATGCAAGATATGCAGCCTGGGGTTAGCAACCGCACCCAGCTAGAGTTTGTCATTCCCGCCCGTGGTTTGATTGGTTTCCGTGGTGAATTCATGCGGATGACCCGTGGTGAAGGTATCATGAACCACAGCTTCTTAGATTATCGTCCTCTGTGTGGCGAAATTGAAGCCCGTAACAAAGGTGTATTGATTGCCTTTGAAGAAGGTGTTTCTACTTTCTACGCCATGAAGAACGCCGAAGATAGAGGCTTATTCTTCATTACTCCTGGTACTAAAGTGTACAAAGGCATGATTGTCGGTGAACACAACCGTCCCCAAGACTTAGAATTAAATGTCTGCAAAACCAAGCAGTTAACCAACCACCGCGCATCCGGTGGCGATGAGTTGGTACAGTTGCAAGCACCAGTAGAAATGAGTCTCGAACGGGCGTTAGAGTACATCGGCCCCGATGAGTTGGTGGAAGTTACACCCCAATCTATTCGCTTGCGGAAGATGGCGAAGAAGTTGGCGAAACGGTAA
- a CDS encoding DUF4258 domain-containing protein — MVKSAECYLNKQVPRSDIDRIREKIRLRQYDMSAHAMEEMAEDMLTILDVEEAVLTGQVIRVEKDDPRGTKYIVVGTALDQQTPVGVVGRFASSGRYLIITVYEVSDLEG, encoded by the coding sequence TTGGTAAAATCAGCAGAATGTTACCTTAACAAACAAGTGCCTCGCAGTGATATTGATCGTATCAGAGAAAAAATTAGACTCCGCCAATACGATATGTCAGCCCATGCAATGGAAGAAATGGCTGAAGATATGCTAACAATTTTGGACGTGGAAGAGGCTGTTTTAACAGGTCAAGTCATCCGGGTTGAAAAAGATGATCCAAGAGGAACAAAATATATAGTAGTAGGAACTGCATTAGATCAACAAACCCCTGTTGGGGTTGTTGGGCGTTTCGCAAGTAGCGGACGTTATCTAATAATCACCGTTTATGAAGTCTCTGATCTGGAAGGCTAA
- a CDS encoding YgiT-type zinc finger protein produces MYGYRCEYCEGTVQPRTVKREAFKHRDGFVILEDVTIGVCDTCGNRYYSADILHAVHAVATGAKPPERTEQIPVAHLESA; encoded by the coding sequence ATGTATGGATACAGATGTGAATATTGTGAAGGAACTGTTCAACCCCGAACTGTAAAACGTGAGGCATTTAAACATAGAGATGGATTCGTTATTCTTGAAGATGTGACGATAGGCGTGTGTGATACCTGTGGAAATCGCTACTACTCAGCCGATATTCTTCATGCGGTTCATGCTGTAGCAACTGGAGCAAAACCCCCTGAAAGAACCGAACAAATTCCGGTTGCTCATCTAGAATCAGCATAA
- a CDS encoding BrnT family toxin codes for MDVYFVLNDVTFVWNEEKARINPINHDGVTFQQASEAFFDPFLVVVDASRNHEERDAVIGLDKRWNLLYVVYIERENDMIRIISARKATRKEREYYES; via the coding sequence ATGGATGTGTATTTCGTGCTGAATGATGTCACTTTCGTTTGGAACGAGGAAAAAGCTCGGATAAATCCGATTAATCATGATGGCGTGACATTCCAGCAAGCCTCAGAAGCATTTTTCGATCCGTTCTTAGTGGTTGTTGATGCAAGTCGCAATCATGAAGAAAGAGATGCTGTTATTGGCTTAGATAAGCGGTGGAATCTTCTGTACGTCGTCTACATTGAGCGTGAAAATGACATGATTCGGATTATTTCGGCTCGTAAAGCGACACGCAAGGAAAGAGAATATTATGAAAGCTGA
- a CDS encoding type II toxin-antitoxin system Phd/YefM family antitoxin translates to MHQINLKEAEIRLAELIEEAASGEEVIITRSDGTSFKIVPLGRVEARPKFGSARGLVKISDDFDEPLADFEEYAP, encoded by the coding sequence ATGCACCAAATTAATTTGAAAGAAGCTGAGATTCGCCTAGCAGAACTAATTGAAGAGGCGGCTAGTGGAGAAGAAGTCATCATCACGCGCAGTGATGGCACATCTTTCAAAATTGTGCCGCTTGGTCGAGTGGAAGCACGCCCCAAGTTTGGTAGTGCTAGGGGTTTAGTGAAAATCTCAGATGATTTTGATGAGCCGCTAGCAGATTTTGAGGAGTACGCGCCATGA
- a CDS encoding type II toxin-antitoxin system VapC family toxin: MRLMLDTHTFLWFIEGSLNLSDTAKNLIEDQRNQRFLSIASLWEMSIKVSIGKLQLGMNFAELVKQQVYGNAIELLEIRPEHLDKLAQLPFYHKDPFDRLIISQSLVESIPIVTKDSMFESYPVQILW, from the coding sequence ATGAGGCTCATGCTCGATACCCATACGTTTTTATGGTTTATTGAGGGCAGTTTGAATCTCAGCGATACGGCAAAAAACCTAATTGAAGATCAGCGAAATCAAAGGTTTTTGAGCATTGCCAGTCTTTGGGAAATGTCTATCAAAGTCAGTATTGGCAAGCTACAACTAGGTATGAATTTTGCTGAGTTGGTGAAGCAACAGGTTTATGGTAACGCTATTGAATTACTTGAAATACGACCAGAACATTTAGATAAGTTAGCACAGCTGCCTTTTTACCATAAAGATCCATTTGATCGGCTGATAATTTCTCAAAGTCTGGTGGAGAGCATACCTATAGTTACTAAAGATAGTATGTTTGAAAGCTATCCTGTGCAAATATTGTGGTGA
- a CDS encoding DUF58 domain-containing protein, with product MKMIKPITNWLETHASAPAYTGWVLAGIAVCFFGAAINTMAGWLYAISGVSFALLGIAAFLPPRSLTGLSVTRRPIQPVSAGDDLTLELDIHNHTKQSVSLLQVEDILPFVLGKPIQQGIETIASQESYHWVYSQPTPRRGIYRWHTVELGTGAPLGLFWCRRQRHCEAVAIVYPTVLSLHTCPLVDEIGQEESKRSEYRGKPLQTATSGLVRSLRPYRIGDPTRLIHWRTSARYSELRVRELEMVTSGEEIIIALDSAGNWQTDNFEQAVITAASLYFYARHQQLQVQLWTAATGLVAGDRSVLETLAATRSQEDTTDQDAPYPLIWLTQNPLSLSTLPQGSRWLLWQDISSPTEQVVVNKDYPGIVIEKEQSLQLQLQKPLNSL from the coding sequence ATGAAAATGATCAAACCCATCACTAACTGGTTAGAAACCCATGCTAGCGCCCCTGCATACACCGGTTGGGTACTAGCGGGAATTGCTGTTTGTTTTTTTGGTGCAGCGATTAATACAATGGCTGGCTGGCTATATGCCATTAGCGGCGTGAGTTTTGCGCTATTAGGTATAGCAGCATTTTTACCACCGCGATCGCTCACAGGTTTATCTGTGACTCGTCGTCCGATTCAACCCGTTTCAGCTGGGGATGATTTAACTTTAGAGTTGGACATCCACAATCACACCAAGCAATCTGTCAGCTTACTGCAAGTTGAGGATATCCTGCCTTTCGTCCTAGGGAAACCTATCCAACAGGGCATTGAAACCATTGCCAGTCAAGAAAGTTACCATTGGGTATATTCCCAGCCTACGCCACGGCGAGGCATATATCGCTGGCATACCGTTGAATTAGGTACAGGTGCGCCTTTAGGATTGTTTTGGTGTCGCCGTCAGCGTCACTGTGAAGCTGTAGCTATTGTTTATCCCACTGTTTTATCCTTGCATACTTGCCCCTTGGTCGATGAAATTGGGCAAGAAGAAAGTAAAAGGAGTGAGTATCGGGGTAAACCCTTGCAGACAGCTACATCAGGGTTAGTGCGATCGCTCCGTCCCTACCGCATCGGCGATCCCACTCGCTTGATTCACTGGCGGACTAGCGCCCGTTATAGTGAATTGCGGGTGCGGGAATTAGAAATGGTGACAAGTGGCGAGGAAATCATTATTGCCCTGGATAGTGCTGGCAATTGGCAAACAGACAACTTTGAACAAGCAGTAATTACCGCAGCTTCATTGTATTTTTACGCACGACATCAGCAATTACAGGTGCAACTGTGGACAGCAGCCACGGGATTAGTTGCAGGCGATCGCTCAGTTCTAGAAACCCTAGCTGCAACTCGCTCTCAAGAAGATACCACCGATCAAGATGCTCCATATCCCTTGATTTGGTTAACACAAAACCCTCTGAGTCTTTCTACACTGCCCCAAGGTAGCCGTTGGTTGCTATGGCAAGACATATCATCCCCAACAGAACAAGTAGTAGTTAATAAAGATTACCCTGGCATCGTCATAGAGAAAGAACAGTCCCTACAACTACAGTTACAAAAACCCTTAAATTCATTATGA
- a CDS encoding ferredoxin thioredoxin reductase catalytic beta subunit, producing MISSEANTKSSDKSLEAMRHFSEQYAKRTGTYFCAEPSVTAVVIEGLAKHKDELGAPLCPCRHYEDKEAEVKATYWNCPCVPMRERKECHCMLFLTPDNEFAGQNQDITLETIKEVRDSMA from the coding sequence ATGATTTCATCAGAAGCCAATACAAAATCCAGTGATAAAAGTCTAGAGGCCATGCGCCATTTCTCGGAACAATACGCCAAGCGTACCGGAACTTACTTTTGTGCTGAACCTTCCGTCACCGCAGTTGTGATTGAAGGACTAGCTAAACATAAAGACGAACTAGGAGCGCCTTTATGTCCATGTCGTCACTACGAAGACAAAGAAGCAGAAGTCAAAGCTACATATTGGAACTGCCCTTGTGTACCAATGAGAGAACGCAAAGAGTGCCATTGTATGCTGTTCCTCACCCCAGATAATGAGTTTGCGGGACAAAACCAAGACATCACTCTCGAAACAATCAAAGAAGTGCGAGACAGCATGGCATGA
- a CDS encoding DUF309 domain-containing protein gives MSETMPPEYWQGVEQFNSGQFYACHDTLEALWIEASEPEKTFYQGILQIAVSLYHLGNRNWRGAAILLGEGSNRLRRYPSIYGGIDVDELLNQSATLLKAVQDIGADTVNTDNLAKNQALPIPQIVVIDE, from the coding sequence ATGAGCGAAACCATGCCCCCAGAGTATTGGCAAGGTGTAGAACAATTTAACTCTGGACAGTTCTACGCCTGCCATGACACCCTAGAGGCTTTATGGATTGAAGCCAGCGAACCGGAAAAAACCTTTTATCAAGGAATTTTGCAAATCGCAGTCTCTCTTTATCATCTGGGTAATCGTAACTGGCGAGGTGCAGCTATTTTACTAGGAGAAGGTAGCAATCGCCTGCGACGGTACCCGTCAATTTACGGTGGTATTGATGTCGATGAATTACTGAATCAGAGTGCAACCTTGTTAAAGGCGGTACAAGACATCGGTGCAGACACAGTTAACACTGATAACCTGGCTAAAAATCAAGCCTTGCCCATACCTCAAATTGTGGTGATTGATGAATGA
- a CDS encoding LptA/OstA family protein, with translation MKPCYQFPLSKMRQFGLALVLPAAFLGTLALPNQLQTATAQTSGGNRPLTIRSDIQEYDSKNQVITARGNVQMLYPARQIQATAAQAQYFSKERRIDFSGNVYILQQGSNSIRAEKVTYLIDEGRFVALPQSNRQVESVYMVQDSELDGNTNTPAPQTPGFRRSN, from the coding sequence ATGAAGCCCTGCTATCAATTCCCCTTATCAAAAATGCGTCAGTTTGGATTAGCGTTGGTGCTACCAGCTGCATTTTTAGGTACTTTAGCTTTACCTAACCAACTACAAACAGCTACAGCCCAAACATCAGGGGGAAATCGCCCCCTGACTATCCGTTCGGATATCCAAGAATACGACTCAAAAAATCAGGTAATAACTGCTCGTGGTAATGTACAGATGTTGTATCCTGCTCGTCAAATTCAGGCTACAGCAGCTCAAGCACAATACTTCAGCAAGGAACGCCGGATTGATTTTAGTGGTAACGTCTATATTTTGCAACAAGGCAGTAATAGTATCCGCGCCGAAAAGGTGACATATTTGATTGATGAAGGACGATTTGTGGCTTTACCCCAATCTAATCGTCAAGTAGAGTCTGTTTATATGGTGCAAGATTCAGAACTTGACGGTAATACCAATACACCCGCACCCCAAACCCCAGGATTTAGACGTTCTAATTAG
- the lptB gene encoding LPS export ABC transporter ATP-binding protein, translating to MKIVLENIHKSYGKRVIVNRVSLSVAQGEIVGLLGPNGAGKTTTFYMATGLEKPNQGKVWLDNLDITGLPMHKRARLGIGYLAQEASVFRQLSVQDNIRLVLEQTNVPRWEWPKRITTLLREFRLEKVARSKGIQLSGGERRRTELARALAAGREGPKFLLLDEPFAGVDPIAVSEIQQIVAKLRDRGMGILITDHNVRETLAITDRAYIMREGQILAYGNADELYSNPLVRQYYLGDNFQVY from the coding sequence GTGAAAATTGTTTTAGAAAATATTCACAAATCTTATGGCAAGCGAGTTATTGTCAATCGCGTTAGCCTTTCTGTTGCTCAGGGTGAGATTGTCGGGTTACTAGGCCCTAATGGGGCTGGTAAAACGACAACATTTTACATGGCCACAGGGTTAGAAAAACCCAATCAGGGGAAAGTCTGGCTAGATAATTTAGATATTACTGGATTGCCAATGCACAAAAGGGCGCGGTTGGGCATTGGCTATTTAGCACAGGAGGCTAGTGTTTTTCGCCAACTCTCAGTCCAAGATAATATTCGGTTGGTGCTAGAACAAACTAATGTGCCGCGCTGGGAATGGCCAAAGCGAATAACAACACTATTGCGCGAGTTCCGCCTAGAAAAAGTAGCAAGAAGCAAGGGAATTCAACTTTCTGGGGGTGAAAGACGGCGTACAGAACTAGCCAGGGCTTTAGCCGCAGGGCGAGAAGGGCCAAAGTTTTTACTGTTGGATGAACCATTTGCAGGTGTTGATCCCATAGCTGTATCTGAGATCCAGCAGATTGTGGCAAAACTGCGCGATCGCGGTATGGGTATCCTAATCACAGATCACAATGTTCGGGAAACCTTAGCTATTACTGATCGTGCATATATCATGCGCGAGGGACAAATCCTAGCCTATGGTAATGCTGATGAACTATACAGTAATCCTTTAGTCAGGCAGTATTATTTGGGGGATAATTTCCAAGTTTATTAG